CTAAAAAGACCCACAAGGGTCTGAAGGTGACGGTAGAGAAGCTTACAAGACAGTGCTCAAAGGCTGCTGTGTTGGAAGAGCTTTTGGGATACACTACAGACGTCAGTGAGCTGGAGAGCAGTCAGAAGATCATGTGCGACGATTAAATCcaattatttattatatACATATACATATAGGTTAACCCATCAGAAACGAATTGACAGCGTTCAGAGTAGCTCGAGATGGATTGATGGTCTTGCACTGTTGAATCATGTACACCAATCGTCTCCTTatcacctccttggacaTGTTTCCCTTTCCCTCCTTGATAGACCCGTCCTCGTTGAAGTACAGACAGAACAATGTGAGGATGATACAGACAGATAGGTCATCTGAGTCTGCCATTACAAACACTTTTTGACCCACGAAGTCCTTGTAAAATTTGGAGATGGGTTCTAGCGCTGTTCGCAGCTCCTTAGCGCCCTTCTTTCCTTCGCCCAATGGCTTGTGAAGCACCTTGTTGTGTTTTGGAACTGTTTTGGCAACTGAGATGACTGCATTATACGACTCCGGTGTTTCAGACGCTCCAAAAGATAATCCTGTTGGTTCGATAGTCACCGCAGTATCCCCCTTGTCTTTGAAATCCTCCAGTGAGTTGACATATTCCAGAAGTTCGGTATCAGTCTTGCTCATGTCTCCTAGAACCTCTTTATGAGTCCATAATAGTGTTGGCGTGAGCTTTTCAGCCCATTCCTCGTGATCATCAGCTGCTCCTTGGACGTAAATGTATCCGTTCCTTCTATCTGTTCCATCCTGGACCATCTCCGAGGCCGTACATAGCACCAGAGGGTAGAAATCTGTGTAGACGGGTGGCTCAGAATGTAACATATCCTTTGGAGTGACCCAGATTGGTTTCACAGGCTTATCCAGAGTCTGTTtcagcttctcaatgtcaacTCCGGTCTTACGAAACTGATCCACCCAGCCATCTACCTTCTTTTCAATCTCATAA
This genomic interval from Yarrowia lipolytica chromosome 1E, complete sequence contains the following:
- a CDS encoding uncharacterized protein (Compare to YALI0E22000g, similar to Saccharomyces cerevisiae RIT1 (YMR283C); ancestral locus Anc_8.848, similar to uniprot|P23796 Saccharomyces cerevisiae YMR283c RIT1 initiator tRNA phosphoribosyl-transferase), coding for MTTILNADTDALSFGKLAKDLRKDSRSVKNRVQSIFHDSKHVKRVSESFSLPLVANERCGRWYIAPDDIAESVYFKSTDGHTNVHSFSTRRLNLHLLDFVRTHGGAVIVDSTRRGKPIPDALSKTIPQWCRVINLAVFGSDAPPLTTSPIIVGKSEHYEIEKKVDGWVDQFRKTGVDIEKLKQTLDKPVKPIWVTPKDMLHSEPPVYTDFYPLVLCTASEMVQDGTDRRNGYIYVQGAADDHEEWAEKLTPTLLWTHKEVLGDMSKTDTELLEYVNSLEDFKDKGDTAVTIEPTGLSFGASETPESYNAVISVAKTVPKHNKVLHKPLGEGKKGAKELRTALEPISKFYKDFVGQKVFVMADSDDLSVCIILTLFCLYFNEDGSIKEGKGNMSKEVIRRRLVYMIQQCKTINPSRATLNAVNSFLMG